In the Telopea speciosissima isolate NSW1024214 ecotype Mountain lineage chromosome 2, Tspe_v1, whole genome shotgun sequence genome, one interval contains:
- the LOC122653146 gene encoding transcriptional regulator TAC1-like: MEEARYWMWAKRKQFLMSTSYGNSWEEQAFAEDSAGSLGGCIWPPRSYSCSFCRREFRSAQALGGHMNVHRRDRARLKQSSSPPHTEILPHQINPNSTIVTTSSLSPARVSEPSNTSPPSCRSESVAVRVFAVSDSKKIEGSGGGGGDEYLDPMEDLDLELRLGDGPKVKLSPHPHSDNSLEHLEPTRIEHPDESVKLATELPTRPSLHPSLQLHPPQRDGH; the protein is encoded by the exons ATGGAGGAAGCTCGATATTGGATGTGGGCTAAGAGGAAACAGTTTCTGATGAGCACATCCTATGGTAATTCTTGGGAAGAACAGGCTTTTGCAGAAGACTCAGCTGGATCTCTTGGAGGATGTATATGGCCTCCTAGATCTTATTCCTGCAGCTTCTGTAGGAGAGAATTTAGGTCTGCTCAAGCCCTAGGTGGTCACATGAATGTCCATAGAAGGGACAGGGCTAGGCTCAAGCAATCTTCTTCACCCCCACATACTGAAATCCTTCCTCATCAGATTAACCCTAATTCCACTATTGTTACTACATCATCTCTTTCACCTGCTAGGGTTTCTGAACCATCCAATACTTCCCCTCCATCCTGCAGGTCTGAATCTGTTGCTGTTAGGGTTTTCGCTGTCTCTGATTCGAAGAAGATTGAAGGatcaggtggtggtggtggtgatg AGTATTTAGATCCCATGGAGGATTTAGATCTTGAGTTGAGGCTTGGTGATGGTCCCAAG GTGAAGTTGTCACCACATCCCCATTCGGATAATTCATTGGAACATCTTGAGCCAACTAGGATTGAACATCCAGATGAGTCAGTGAAGCTTGCAACAGAGCTTCCAACACGGCCATCTCTGCATCCATCGCTTCAACTTCATCCACCACAACGTGATGGCCATTAA
- the LOC122653151 gene encoding transcriptional regulator TAC1-like: MEVDTTSPEKNSDQVPAAVGISSDPYGPTPTPTQQQVRSYECTFCKRGFSNAQALGGHMNIHRRDRAKLKEPSSPITKKDPITSPPLFSAAVSIEPPSFLELESSEDKAASTLRQPWPITGEFRQLQLFSERPSSCYYKSGSDEKETQVITDHSSYSSSSADKELDLELRLGHDS, translated from the coding sequence ATGGAAGTTGATACCACAAGTCCAGAGAAGAATTCCGATCAGGTACCTGCAGCAGTAGGCATCTCATCAGATCCATACGGCCCTACTCCAACCCCAACCCAGCAGCAGGTAAGGTCTTACGAGTGTACCTTTTGCAAGAGGGGTTTCTCTAATGCACAAGCTCTTGGAGGTCATATGAACATCCATCGAAGAGATAGGGCAAAGCTCAAAGAACCCTCAAGTCCCATCACCAAGAAGGATCCCAtcacttctcctcctcttttttcGGCGGCGGTTTCGATTGAACCCCCCAGTTTCTTAGAATTGGAGTCTAGTGAAGACAAGGCAGCTTCTACCCTAAGGCAGCCATGGCCGATAACCGGAGAATTCCGACAGCTCCAGTTGTTTTCTGAGAGACCCTCAAGCTGTTACTACAAATCAGGAAGTGATGAGAAGGAGACACAGGTGATTACTGATCAtagttcttattcttcttcttcggctGATAAGGAATTGGACCTGGAGCTTCGATTGGGCCATGATTCCTGA